The proteins below are encoded in one region of Microbispora sp. NBC_01189:
- a CDS encoding ABC transporter permease — translation MSAPHPWQERPGLRTRLRRDRSLLIMVAPAAVLLLVFNYAPLFGLVTAFQYYDPPAGVGNSYWAGFDQFRRLFADPLFWGALRNTLYLGLVQLVLFFPIPIALALLLNSVLSVRVRTFIQSVVYLPHFFSWVLVITIFQQMLGGAGVLNQFLRSHDLQTWDVTTNPDTFVLLVTSQVVWKEAGWGIVVFLAALSAIDPGLYEAAAVDGAGPFRRMWHITLPGLRGVITLMLVLRLGGALSVGFEQFLVQRDAVGHEAAEVLDTYAFYYGIGTADYSLGAAAGLFKSVISLLLIWGANRLAHSFGEDGLYRR, via the coding sequence GTGAGCGCACCGCACCCGTGGCAGGAGCGTCCGGGCCTGCGGACCAGGCTGCGGCGCGACCGCTCTCTGCTGATCATGGTGGCTCCCGCGGCCGTCCTGCTGCTGGTCTTCAACTACGCCCCGCTGTTCGGACTTGTCACCGCGTTCCAGTACTACGACCCGCCGGCCGGGGTCGGGAACAGCTACTGGGCGGGCTTCGACCAGTTCCGCCGGCTGTTCGCCGACCCGCTGTTCTGGGGTGCGCTGCGGAACACGCTCTACCTCGGCCTGGTCCAGCTGGTCCTGTTCTTCCCGATCCCGATCGCGCTGGCGCTCCTGCTCAACTCGGTGCTCAGCGTGCGGGTGCGCACCTTCATCCAGTCCGTCGTCTACCTGCCGCACTTCTTCTCGTGGGTGCTGGTCATCACGATATTTCAGCAGATGCTGGGGGGCGCGGGCGTGCTCAACCAGTTCCTGCGCTCGCATGACCTGCAGACGTGGGACGTCACCACCAATCCGGACACCTTCGTGCTGCTGGTCACCTCCCAGGTGGTCTGGAAGGAGGCCGGCTGGGGGATCGTCGTCTTCCTGGCCGCCCTGTCGGCCATCGATCCCGGGCTCTACGAGGCGGCGGCGGTGGACGGCGCCGGCCCCTTCCGGCGGATGTGGCACATCACCCTTCCGGGCCTGCGCGGAGTGATCACGCTGATGCTGGTGCTCCGCCTCGGCGGCGCGCTCTCGGTCGGCTTCGAGCAGTTCCTCGTCCAGCGCGACGCGGTCGGCCACGAGGCCGCGGAGGTGCTGGACACCTATGCCTTCTACTACGGCATCGGCACGGCCGACTACAGCCTGGGTGCCGCGGCCGGGCTCTTCAAGAGCGTGATCTCGCTCCTGCTCATCTGGGGTGCCAACAGGCTGGCGCATTCCTTCGGCGAGGACGGGTTGTACCGGAGGTGA